A region from the Oncorhynchus clarkii lewisi isolate Uvic-CL-2024 chromosome 8, UVic_Ocla_1.0, whole genome shotgun sequence genome encodes:
- the LOC139415543 gene encoding forkhead box protein A2-like, producing MLSAVKMEGHEHSDWSAYYGEPECYTSVGNMTQHTGLGINSMNTYMSMPGMTSTSNMTGNPMNMSYVNTGVNHSMAGMSPGSGAMHGMGAGMAGMSATLNPNMSPISTQSPSMNALTSYSNMSVMSPMYGQSNIRSRDPKTYRRSYTHAKPPYSYISLITMALQQSTTKMLTLNELYQWIQDLFPFYRQNQQRWQNSIRHSLSFNDCFLKVPRSPDKPGKGSFWTLHPDSGNMFENGCYLRRQKRFRCEKDLGRETGRKNSEGGPNSSPESCNGNESPHHTLSVKDVKRPVSDPKPRQQVMSPAEHAPTPVPQTHHLPSQHHSVLVHEAHLKPEHHYSFNHPFSINNLMSSEQQQHHHKMDLKSYEQMMQYHGYGSPMNGALSMGSMSTKTGLDVASTPTDTSYYQGVYSRPIMNSS from the exons ATGCTAAGCGCTGTTAAAATGGAAGGACACGAGCATTCAGACTGGAGTGCTTACTACGGAGAGCCCGAG TGCTACACCTCAGTTGGAAACATGACACAACACACCGGTCTGGGAATTAACTCGATGAACACCTATATGAGCATGCCTGGAATGACTTCAACCAGCAACATGACAGGCAACCCCATGAACATGTCATACGTCAACACGGGTGTGAACCACTCCATGGCCGGGATGTCACCGGGCTCCGGGGCCATGCACGGTATGGGAGCGGGGATGGCGGGCATGAGCGCGACGCTGAATCCGAATATGAGCCCCATAAGCACCCAGTCTCCATCAATGAATGCCCTGACCTCCTATAGCAATATGAGCGTTATGAGCCCCATGTATGGACAGTCCAACATAAGGTCAAGGGACCCCAAAACATACAGGAGAAGCTATACGCACGCCAAGCCCCCCTATTCCTACATTTCTCTCATCACCATGGCCTTACAGCAGTCTACCACAAAGATGCTGACATTGAATGAGCTATACCAGTGGATCCAGGACCTCTTCCCCTTCTACAGACAGAACCAGCAGCGCTGGCAAAACTCTATCCGCCACTCTCTGTCCTTCAACGACTGCTTCCTCAAAGTGCCCAGGTCCCCGGATAAACCAGGCAAAGGATCTTTCTGGACTCTTCACCCGGACTCAGGGAATATGTTTGAGAACGGCTGCTATCTCCGAAGGCAAAAGCGGTTCAGATGCGAGAAAGACCTCGGCAGGGAAACCGGGAGGAAAAATTCCGAGGGAGGCCCTAACAGCAGCCCAGAGAGCTGTAACGGTAACGAATCACCCCACCATACCCTGTCCGTTAAAGACGTCAAACGGCCCGTATCTGACCCAAAACCTCGGCAGCAGGTAATGAGCCCCGCCGAGCACGCGCCCACTCCTGTCCCACAGACACACCATCTTCCGTCTCAACATCACTCGGTGCTCGTGCACGAAGCGCACCTGAAACCCGAGCACCACTATTCATTCAACCACCCTTTCTCCATCAACAATCTAATGTCGtcggagcagcagcagcatcaccaCAAAATGGACCTAAAATCGTATGAACAGATGATGCAGTATCACGGTTATGGTTCACCGATGAACGGGGCACTGTCCATGGGCTCAATGTCAACTAAAACCGGCTTAGATGTTGCTTCGACACCCACAGACACTTCTTACTACCAAGGTGTGTATTCGAGGCCAATCATGAACTCTTCTTGA